In the Ranitomeya imitator isolate aRanImi1 chromosome 2, aRanImi1.pri, whole genome shotgun sequence genome, agaatctctgaagatccatttcaagatcaaatgtatgacattggtatgatggacaaaaagacaaacccttctgcaggactttgtattccgctacaccaagtaatctatcagagatgttaattaccaatggattggtacctgagatctcgttatcctcccttgggccgagtctcctcctatgtccgtggccgcgcctcgtggtcttcttcTCGGGAAGCGTTGTCGTTGGCCTAAAAAACGGGGTGGAAGTGTGGCAGGGGTACCCAACTCCTGTTCTGAGCCTGATGTTGAGTAGTCGAGGGAGGTACGCTGGGCCTGGCGAGATGGGTTTCGACGTCCGGCAtaattgtcctgccatctgtatacctGTTGGCGCTCGTAGTCCTCCGTGTCCCTATTGAATTTGCTACGTTTTCTGTCCTCTGTCTCCCGTCGGTGCTTCTCGATGTTTCTGGATATTTGGTCCTTGAGGGTAATCAGTTCCTCGGGGGTCCCAGATGAAGACAGTTGAGCCTCGATGGATTTGATGGTCTCGGAGCTTGTGGAGATCGCTTTCTGCAGGTGCTCAATCGTCAGGGTAATAATGTCGAAAGAACATTTATTTAATATTTGTTCATATCTGGTGCAATACTCGGgagagtcccgaaacagtgtgggacgtagtggaacccgtagacccctagggatccgttgtgcTCGAAGATACTCAGAGAGTGTGGCACAGTGAAGTTCGATGTTGGTAAAGTGACGGAGTTCCCTTTCTAGATCTCTCCCCCTTGCTTCCCTAGGAGGGATTTTTAAAAAATCGCTACTGAAAGTGGAACGTGCCAGGATATTCGAGGTCTCCTCAGCATTATAGGAGAATGTGGACATGACCCGTCAGTGTGCAATCACGTAGGGGAAGATTatcagatacaaaaaccgtgtgcactactggagaaactagctaggcctgaagacagaaaaataagcctaccttgcctcagagaaattccccaaagtctattcagtaagtcgggcctcactttgctaaatctatttcatctctgtgtttgtgttttcatcttactcacagtcattatatgtggggggctgcctttttctttggggaatttctctgaggcaaggtaggcttatttttctgtcttcaggcctagctagtttctcaggctgtgccgagttgcatagggagcgttaggcgcaatccacggctacctctagtgtggtgtgataggattagggattgcggtcagcagagttcccacgtctcagagctcgtcctatgttttttggttattgtcaggtcactttgtgtgctctgaacttcaaggtccattgtggttctgaattacctattcataacagtactggaggcccaaagtactatgcttctcaatagagggaaaaaagaagttctgagaccatttttttttctttgcactgtgttttgccttttttttcccctagacatttgggtggttcaggacacaggtgtggtgatggacattaaaggtctgtctttatgtgtggatcttctcactgcaagagtacaaaatattcaagactttgtggctcagaattctatgttagaaccaagaattcctattcctgatttgttttctggagatagagctaaatttctgagtttcaaaaataattgcaaactgtttctggcgttgaaacctcgctcctctggtgacccagttgttgtgaattctgtggcagagttcactcctgtggtcacaagtggtacttcggctgattctctctgggatcttccgtttgtggaggaaagtggtactgcagtttctgagtttcctccctcaggtgatctggtgagctcgttggcttcttctctgcttaactccacctgatgctttgatctatgcttcctgtcaatgtttcagtgtgggacttgttttttccctggatcattcctgtggcctgctgctctgcaaagctaagttttgcttatgttattttgttgctatttttctgtccagcttgctttattggtttttctcgcctgctggaagctctgagacgcagagggaccacctccgtaccgttagtcggtgcggagggtctttttgtcccctctgcgtggttttttataggtttttgtgctgaccgcaaagttatcttccctatcctcgttctgttcagctagtcgggcctcactttgctaaatctgtttcatctctatgtttgtgttttcatcttactcacagtcattatatgtggggggctgccttttcctttggggaatttatctgaggcaaggtaggcttatttttctatcttcaggattagctagtttctcaggctgtgacgaggcgcctaggttctggtcaggagcgctccacggctacctttagtgtggtttgataggcttaggtattgcggtctgcagagttcccacgtctcagagctcgttctattattttgggttattgtcagttcactgtatgtgctctgacctccatgtccattgtgattctgaattgcctttcataacaccagttcaacaagttaagatcattatttctttattacgtggcgaccctcaagactgggcattttcccttgcgccaggagatcctgcattatgtaatattgatgcgtttttgttctggcgctcggattactgtacgatgagcctaattcagtggatcagacagagaaaaatttgctggctctgtgtcagggtcaggatgagatagagatttattgtcagaagtttagaaagtggtctgtgctcactcaatggaatgaatgtgctttggcagcaatcttcagaaagggtctctctgaagcccttaaggatgtcatggtgggatttcctatgcctgctggtctgaatgagtctatgtctttggccattcagatcggtcgacgcttgcgtgagcgaaaatcggtgcaccatttggcggtattatctgagcataaacctgagcctgtgcagtgcgataggactttgactagagctgaaaggcaggaacacagacgtcagaatgggctgtgtttctactgtggtgattccactcatgctatctccgattgtcctaagcgcactaagcggttcgctaagtctgccaccattggtatggtacagtcgaaatttcttttgtccgttactttgatctgctctttgtcttcctattctgtcatggcatttgtggattcaggcgctgccctgaatttgatggacttggagtttgctaggcgctgtgggtttgtcttggagcccttgcagtgtcttattccattgagaggaattgatgctacgcctttggccaagaataagcctcagtattggacccagctgaccatgtgcatggctcctgcgcaccaggaggatattcgctttctggtgttgcaaaatctgcatgatgtggtcgtgttggggttgccatggctacaagtccataacccagtattagattggaaatcaatgtctgtgtccagctggggttgtcagggggtacatggtgatgttccatttctgtctatctcatcatccaccccttctgaggtcccagagttcttgtctgattaccgggatgtattcgatgagcccaagtccaatgccctacctccgcatagggattgtgattgtgctatcg is a window encoding:
- the LOC138661888 gene encoding uncharacterized protein, which codes for MSTFSYNAEETSNILARSTFSSDFLKIPPREARGRDLERELRHFTNIELHCATLSEYLRAQRIPRGLRVPLRPTLFRDSPEYCTRYEQILNKCSFDIITLTIEHLQKAISTSSETIKSIEAQLSSSGTPEELITLKDQISRNIEKHRRETEDRKRSKFNRDTEDYERQQVYRWQDNYAGRRNPSRQAQRTSLDYSTSGSEQELGTPATLPPRFLGQRQRFPRRRPRGAATDIGGDSAQGRITRSQSRLY